A single genomic interval of Spinacia oleracea cultivar Varoflay chromosome 6, BTI_SOV_V1, whole genome shotgun sequence harbors:
- the LOC110802123 gene encoding F-box/FBD/LRR-repeat protein At1g16930-like, with translation MGDFKFLKYYVRQRCRKLSNGDEEEDRLSSLPDAILTDILSRLSIHSAAATSVLSRRWCRLWTGVFRLNICFQKTSEFSKIIDHILHQVTSRKLCDFYLDLSDVLYVTPESSAVESWLRDVCSRNVETLTFQAGYDDDTLTFRLPSCLVNSQYLVILRLCGAALELKLPENENLSFQLPNLKEMCLGLLVNFPPWLGTLISSCPLLEYLDLIFDLIYLPQPGSVVKIIAPNLKSFSIRMLYVTEQVVRHRVHIDAPKLEEICLQDWTSIYSFLHNPTKIVKAQIILETDVTSFGEEEGGYGWLEDEEYYQEMSKFLGGLCNVSNLVLMLKSRGNTLTYPNSVNLPVFSNLTYLGTNFIKFLLVSLHCFPNLERLKVRLHSDGRPIEQWNWCAPDSIPDCLVSKLKTIQISGLQGVGDELIMLGYILCNAVVLKSLTVNVNMKDAAYARDELAKAYAVWKECQLCRSIFEFPRSSSDCEVVVSCRYVKASGNALQNERLTCEMYVGQGYV, from the coding sequence ATGGGTGATTTCAAATTCTTGAAGTACTATGTCAGACAAAGATGCCGGAAGTTGAGCAACGGTGATGAAGAAGAAGACAGGTTGAGTTCACTCCCAGACGCCATTCTCACCGACATTCTTTCTCGCCTCTCAATCCATTCCGCCGCTGCTACATCCGTCTTATCCCGCCGTTGGTGCCGCCTCTGGACCGGTGTCTTCCGCCTCAACATCTGTTTTCAGAAAACTTCGGAATTCTCCAAAATAATCGACCACATCCTACACCAGGTTACATCTCGAAAACTCTGCGACTTTTATCTTGATTTGTCAGATGTATTATATGTCACACCGGAATCTAGTGCAGTAGAATCATGGTTACGTGATGTTTGCAGCCGAAATGTGGAGACTCTCACTTTTCAGGCAGGATATGATGATGATACCTTAACCTTCCGTTTACCTTCTTGTCTGGTTAATTCTCAATATCTGGTAATTTTGAGATTATGTGGTGCTGCGTTAGAATTGAAGTtgcctgaaaatgagaatttgTCTTTTCAACTCCCTAATTTGAAGGAAATGTGCTTGGGCCTCCTTGTTAATTTCCCTCCTTGGTTGGGGACTCTAATTAGTTCTTGCCCGCTTTTGGAATATTTGGATTTGATTTTCGACTTGATCTATTTGCCCCAACCTGGTTCTGTTGTGAAAATAATTGCCCCCAATTTGAAGTCATTTTCTATACGTATGTTATATGTGACTGAGCAAGTCGTGCGTCACAGAGTTCATATTGATGCACCCAAATTGGAAGAAATTTGCCTCCAAGATTGGACTTCAATTTATTCCTTTCTCCATAATCCAACTAAAATAGTCAAAGCGCAAATTATATTGGAGACTGATGTCACATCTTTTGGAGAAGAGGAAGGAGGGTATGGATGGTTAGAGGATGAAGAATATTATCAGGAGATGTCCAAGTTTCTTGGAGGATTGTGTAATGTTAGCAACCTTGTGTTGATGCTAAAGAGCAGGGGAAATACATTAACATACCCTAATTCTGTGAATCTGCCAGTCTTTTCTAATTTGACCTATCTCGGAACAAACTTTATAAAGTTTTTGCTGGTTTCTTTACATTGTTTTCCCAACCTAGAGCGTCTTAAGGTGCGCCTACATTCAGATGGTCGCCCAATAGAGCAATGGAATTGGTGCGCACCGGATTCTATTCCAGATTGTTTAGTGAGTAAGCTTAAGACTATACAAATAAGCGGACTACAGGGGGTTGGTGATGAACTCATAATGCTAGGATACATTCTATGTAATGCAGTTGTTTTGAAAAGTCTTACTGTAAATGTTAATATGAAGGACGCAGCTTATGCCAGAGATGAACTTGCAAAAGCATATGCAGTGTGGAAGGAATGCCAATTGTGTAGGTCAATTTTTGAGTTTCCAAGAAGCTCTTCAGATTGTGAGGTTGTGGTTTCATGTAGGTATGTCAAAGCATCAGGTAATGCCCTGCAAAATGAACGCCTTACATGTGAAATGTATGTGGGTCAAGGATATGTTTGA